A single region of the Cucumis melo cultivar AY chromosome 3, USDA_Cmelo_AY_1.0, whole genome shotgun sequence genome encodes:
- the LOC103488196 gene encoding uncharacterized protein LOC103488196 codes for MAIIGDALRQAFMPKHEYENLREEEKAWGKLQKPMVMALVALIGLAIIVCTTISLNIVFPDDIGNRPFCSDRRLQPLPMMNGKGGESDHFLGAFYLTNQEIVDYYWMLVFIPSVVAFLASAVYLVAGIVVAYSAPSRHGCLKVVENSYCASRRGGVRCLTILNVVFAIIFGLLALFLGSSLLTLGGSCSVPLFWCYEISSWGLVILYGGTAFFLRRKSATILGEGDLGGRNLGLEMLVANPMEITPDMERRVNEGFKAWMGSSLLSSDEEDEPDSYEEVTSHMNHANFNNGHIV; via the exons aTGGCGATTATTGGAGATGCGCTTCGCCAGGCGTTTATGCCGAAGCACGAGTATGAGAATCTTCGCGAAGAAGAAAAAGCTTGGGGCAAACTTCAGAAACCAATGGTAATGGCTCTTGTCGCCTTGATAGGGCTCGCAATTATTGTTTGCACTACCATCAGTTTGAACATAGTCTTCCCTGACGACATCGGAAATAGACCGTTCTGCAGCGACAGGAGGCTTCAGCCTCTTCCCATGATGAACGGGAAAGGAGGCGAATCTGATCATTTTCTTGGAGCTTTTTACCTCACTAATCAAGAAATCGTGGACTATTATTGGATGCTCGTGTTCATCCCCTCAGTAGTCGCATTTCTTGCATCGGCTGTCTATCTTGTTGCCG GCATAGTTGTTGCTTATTCTGCTCCAAGTAGACATGGTTGCTTGAAGGTTGTTGAGAATAGCTACTGTGCATCCAGAAGAG GTGGGGTTCGCTGTCTTACCATCCTGAATGTTGTTTTTGCCATCATCTTTGGCCTCTTGGCATTATTTCTTGGTTCAAGTCTTCTCACCTTGGGTGGCAGCTGCTCTGTGCCCCTGTTTTGGTGCTATGAGATTTCATCATGGGGTCTAGTTATTCTCTATGGAGGAACTGCTTTTTTCTTAAGGCGAAAATCAGCTACAATTCTCGGCGAGGGAGACCTCGGTGGTAGAAACCTTGGTTTGGAAATGTTGGTTGCAAATCCTATGGAAATCACTCCTGATATGGAAAGGCGTGTCAATGAAGGATTCAAAGCTTGGATGGGATCTTCTCTCTTATCCtctgatgaagaagatgaaccTGATAGCTATGAAGAAGTAACATCCCATATGAACCATGCTAACTTTAACAACGGCCACATTGTGTGA